Part of the Streptomyces sp. NBC_01353 genome, AGAGCGCCGCGGGGCCGGACGACGTCGTCGTCCACGACGTGCCCCTCCTCACCGAGAACGGCCTCGCCCCGCTCTACGACCTGGTCGTCGTCGTGGACGCCTCCCCCGAGACCCAGCTCGACCGGCTCGTACGGCTGCGCGGAATGGTCGAGTCCGAGGCGCGGGCGCGGATGGCGGCCCAGGCCACGCGCGAGGACCGGCGGGCGGTCGGGGACCTGGTCATCGACAACGACGGGCCGCTGGAGGCGCTGGAACCGCAGGTGCGGAAGGTCTGGGCGGAGCTGACGCAGCGGGCGGCCGCCAAGGGGCTGTAGGAAATCCGGGGAAGCTCCGGGGGGCGCGCCGATCATCCACACGCCCGGATGGGTAGGGATCGCGGAGGCGGCGGTCGGATCGTATTCCGGTACGGAATACCGCTGTCGTAAGCGATGTTGAACCGCCGGAGCAAGGGAAGGATGCCACCGTGGCCGAGAGGAACCCGGAAACCCACGTCATCGACTTCCGCGCCGCCGAGCACCTGCTGGCCGCGCGGGATCCTCGCGGTGCCGTGAAGCTGCTCGACTCGGTGATCGCCGCCCATCCCGAGAACACCGCGGCACGACTGCTGCGCGCCCGTGCCTTCTTCGCCGCGGCGCAGTTGCGGCCGGCGGAGCTCGAGTTCGAACTCGTCCTGGAGCGCGAGCCGGACAACGCGTTCGCGCACTTCGCGCTGGCCCGCACCTTCCAGCGCTCCGGCCGCCCGGACCAGGCGACGCGGCACTTCCGGCTGGCGGCCGCGCTCGACCCCAAGCCGGAGTACCTCCAAGCGGCCCGCTTCGGCACCGAGGACTGACCCCGCCCCGGGCAGCGGGCGGGGACCCGGTGCCCGCGCGTCAGCGGCGGCCCGTGCCGCCGTGATCGGGTTCGTACGGCGGGATGTCTCGCCCCGGCTGCCAGTGCGGCCCCTGGTGGATATGGCGCAGCACCATCGACATGTCGACCGCGGCCACCAGGAACAGCACCCCGCAGGCCGCGGCCCATCCCGGCCTGCCGACCAGGGCGAACACCGTCGTGCCGAAGGCGGCCCAGAGCAGACCCCACAGACTCAGCCAGAACCGCATCCGCAGGGCACTGCGTGCGGTCCTGGGCTCACTCCCCGTACGCATCGCGGTCACATCTCCCAGCAAGAACTCCCGAGGCCCTACTGAAGGTCTACCCCCGAAGCGGAGGGGTGAACGGGCCCGGTCTCGGGAACGGCCGCAGGACCCTCGTCGTTCTCCGGGGCATGAGCGGACGGATGCGTGAGGGACACCAAGGGACAGGGCCCGGAGCCATCACCCCGGACGGATGCGCGGTCGAGGTCTACCTGCGCCTGGGGGTCGGCAGCGAGCCCGATGTGATCGAGGCCGCCGTGCCGGCCGGTGCCTCGCTGCTCGAACTGGGCTGCGGAG contains:
- a CDS encoding DUF6343 family protein, with product MRTGSEPRTARSALRMRFWLSLWGLLWAAFGTTVFALVGRPGWAAACGVLFLVAAVDMSMVLRHIHQGPHWQPGRDIPPYEPDHGGTGRR
- the coaE gene encoding dephospho-CoA kinase, whose protein sequence is MLKVGLTGGIGAGKSEVSRLLVSYGAVLIDADKIAREVVEPGTPGLAAVVEAFGQEILTDEGTLDRPKLGSIVFADADRLATLNAIVHPLVGARSAELESAAGPDDVVVHDVPLLTENGLAPLYDLVVVVDASPETQLDRLVRLRGMVESEARARMAAQATREDRRAVGDLVIDNDGPLEALEPQVRKVWAELTQRAAAKGL
- a CDS encoding tetratricopeptide repeat protein, which gives rise to MAERNPETHVIDFRAAEHLLAARDPRGAVKLLDSVIAAHPENTAARLLRARAFFAAAQLRPAELEFELVLEREPDNAFAHFALARTFQRSGRPDQATRHFRLAAALDPKPEYLQAARFGTED